The Gemmatimonadota bacterium genome includes the window GGGATACTCCGAGAAAAACATGTTCGGTGGCGTCTGCTTCTTGATCAACGGCAACATGTGTGTGGGGACCTGGAAGGGCTCGCTCATCGTGCGGCTCGAGCGGGAGAAACACGAGGAGACGCTGGCCGAACCGCACACCAGACCCGCCGACATCGCGGGTCGGACCATGAGGGGATGGGCCCTGGTGGAGCCGGCGGGCATCGCGAGCGAGGATGACCTGGCGACCTGGGTGGCCCGGACCGCCGATTACGCCGCGTCCCTGCCGGCGAAGTAGCCATACGGAAGCCGCGTCCCTGCCGGCCAGTTGATGTACGGTTCCGTCTGATTGCAAGTTTTATGCCGTCCAATTGCAACCTTCATCGAAAATCCCGGCTTCTGAGCCGCAGCGTGCGGTCCTCCAGCTTCGGGTCCCAGACCGCCTCGACCACGAGGTGGACCACGCCCTCGCCCACCTGCAGGTTGCCGGTCACGCCCATGCAGTGCAGCGTCCTGGCCAGCAGGGCGTTGCGCTCGAACACCTTTTCCCAGATGACCAGGTTCAC containing:
- a CDS encoding TfoX/Sxy family protein, which produces MSDNALAGRIRPILSPYPGYSEKNMFGGVCFLINGNMCVGTWKGSLIVRLEREKHEETLAEPHTRPADIAGRTMRGWALVEPAGIASEDDLATWVARTADYAASLPAK